One window of the Sciurus carolinensis chromosome 8, mSciCar1.2, whole genome shotgun sequence genome contains the following:
- the Macc1 gene encoding metastasis-associated in colon cancer protein 1 isoform X1, giving the protein MVICEIAHFWSGGTAPSRAEGNLIDMEAQKLSKNCNITEWQDPDLLCNWSDAVTLHDDKALKVTNPFWKELSASNPFLDDITQLRNNQKRENISILKEDPFLFLREIETGNSFDSSGDELDVHQLLSKSSSRKSGRSKSVSELLGILDDTAHTHQSMQDCDQILAQDLEWLQNDREAYKMAWLSQRQLARSCLDLNIMNQSPGWAQTQVAETITVCKLNHQGGSVQLPESDITVHVPQGHVAVGEFQEVSLRAFLDPPQMLNHDLSCTVSPLLEIMLSNLNTMEAILLEMKIGAEVRKDPFSQVMTEMVCLHSLVKEGPFKVLNNCYVYKDTIQVKLMDLSQVMYLVIAAQPKAIQSPPATIWDYIHKTTSIGIYGPKYIHPSFTAIFTVCGHGYMPGKLTIPDIKKGGKNASPVVFQLWGRHSFLLDKPQDLNISVFSCDPDFEVKVQGNGKQIKQKQLEAGEVVHQQVFFSVVDCREMHLFVFRVQVEPPNGRPVAQFFITSPDPAPNLKRLSNLPGYLQKEKESKSTPLLSAVLVKYPTFQDKKLNFTNYGVTLKTVLRQSKIDYFLEYFKGDTIALLGEGKVKAMGQSKVKEWYVGVLRGKIGLVHCKNVKVISKEQVMPVSDSIFTTRNLLEQIALPFKKLTYIYSVVLTLVLEKVYDWKVLADVLGYSHLALEDFDQMQVDKESEKVSYVVKKLKEDCHGDRNTRKFLYELIVALLKMDCQGLVAHLLQEAVILTSAVKLGKGWRELAEKLVRLTKQQMEAYEIPHRGKTGDVAAEMMWKPAYDFLYTWSAHYGNSYRDVLQDLQSSLDRMKNPVTKQWRDLTGALLLRQTLGCFVVEKEKPPLSLSKLFQFFEVKTNDC; this is encoded by the exons ATGGTAATCTGTGAAATAGCCCATTTTTGGTCAGGAGGAACTGCACCAAGTAGAGCTGAAGGAAATTTGATTGACATGGAAGCACAAAAACTCTCAAAAAATTGCAATATTACAG AATGGCAAGACCCAGACTTGCTTTGCAATTGGTCGGATGCTGTCACTCTTCATGATGACAAGGCTTTGAAAGTTACAAATCCATTCTGGAAGGAACTGTCTGCTTCTAACCCATTTTTGGATGACATAACTCAGCTAAGAAATAACCAGAAGAGAGAGAACATTTCCATCTTGAAGGaagatccttttctttttttaagagaaattgaAACTGGAAATTCTTTTGATTCCTCCGGTGATGAACTTGATGTGCACCAGTTGCTCAGCAAGTCTTCCTCAAGGAAATCAGGAAGATCTAAAAGCGTTTCAGAACTTCTGGGCATTTTAGATGATACTGCACATACTCATCAGAGTATGCAAGACTGTGACCAGATCCTAGCACAAGATTTAGAATGGCTTCAGAATGATCGAGAGGCTTATAAAATGGCTTGGTTAAGTCAACGTCAACTGGCTCGCTCCTGCCTGGATTTGAATATAATGAATCAGAGTCCTGGATGGGCACAAACGCAAGTTGCAGAGACCATCACAGTCTGTAAACTTAACCACCAAGGAGGGTCGGTACAGTTACCTGAATCAGACATCACTGTCCATGTGCCCCAAGGTCATGTAGCTGTGGGAGAATTCCAAGAGGTATCTCTAAGGGCTTTTCTGGATCCTCCACAAATGCTTAATCATGATCTTTCATGCACTGTAAGCCCTCTGTTGGAAATCATGTTAAGCAACCTTAATACAATGGAAGCTATtttgttagaaatgaaaattgggGCTGAAGTAAGAAAGGATCCTTTCAGCCAAGTGATGACAGAAATGGTGTGTTTACACAGCCTGGTCAAAGAAGGTCCCTTCAAAGTATTAAACAACTGCTATGTTTATAAAGACACCATCCAAGTCAAGCTCATGGACTTGAGTCAGGTGATGTATCTAGTGATTGCTGCACAACCTAAAGCTATTCAGTCACCACCTGCCACCATTTGGGATTACATTCACAAAACCACCTCAATTGGAATTTATGGCCCCAAATACATCCATCCCAGTTTCACTGCTATTTTCACAGTTTGTGGACACGGCTATATGCCAGGAAAGCTTACAATCCCTGATATTAAGAAGGGTGGAAAAAACGCATCTCCTGTTGTGTTTCAACTCTGGGGGAGGCATTCATTTTTGCTTGACAAGCCCCaggatttaaatatttctgtgttttcatgtGATCCTGATTTTGAAGTAAAGGTACAAGGGAATGGGAAGCAAATTAAACAAAAGCAGTTGGAAGCAGGTGAGGTAGTTCATCaacaagttttcttttctgtagtgGACTGCAGAGAGATGCACTTGTTTGTTTTCCGTGTTCAGGTGGAGCCTCCTAATGGTAGACCAGTTGCACAGTTCTTTATCACTTCACCTGATCCGGCTCCCAACCTAAAAAGGCTCTCGAATCTGCCAGGTTATctgcagaaggagaaagagagcaaGTCCACTCCTTTATTATCAGCAGTGCTTGTTAAATATCCCACATTCCAAGATAAAAAATTGAACTTTACCAACTACGGGGTAACCCTGAAGACAGTGCTCAGACAAAGCAAGATTGACTACTTTTTGGAATATTTCAAAGGGGACACAATAGCTCTTCTTggagaaggtaaggtaaaagccATGGGGCAGTCTAAAGTGAAGGAATGGTACGTGGGGGTCCTCAGAGGTAAGATTGGACTTGTGCACTGCAAAAATGTCAAGGTGATTTCCAAAGAACAAGTCATGCCTGTGTCTGATAGTATCTTTACAACCAGGAATCTACTTGAACAAATTGCCCTGCCCTTTAAAAAACTGACTTATATATACTCAGTTGTATTGACCTTGGTGTTAGAAAAAGTTTATGACTGGAAAGTTTTAGCTGACGTCCTGGGGTACTCTCATCTGGCATTGGAAGATTTTGATCAAATGCAAGTAGACAAAGAATCAGAAAAGGTTTCTTATGTTGTAAAGAAGTTAAAGGAAGATTGCCATGGAGACAGAAATACAAGGAAGTTTCTTTATGAACTTATTGTG GCTTTGTTGAAGATGGACTGCCAAGGGTTGGTAGCACATCTTCTCCAAGAGGCTGTTATTCTGACTTCAGCTGTCAAACTTGGAAAAGGCTGGAGGGAACTTGCTGAAAAGTTAGTACGACTCACAAAGCAACAAATGGAGGCATACGAAATTCCTCACCGTGGAAAAACTGGAGATGTTGCTGCCGAG aTGATGTGGAAACCTGCCTATGATTTTCTCTATACTTGGAGCGCTCATTATGGAAATAGCTACAGAGATGTGTTACAAGACCTTCAATCATCTTTGGACAGAATGAAAAATCCTGTGACCAAACAGTGGAGAGACTTAACTGGAGCTTTACTACTA AGGCAAACATTAGGCTGCTTTGTTGTTGAGAAAGAAaagcctcctctctctctttcaaagcTATTTCAATTTTTCGAAGTTAAAACAAATGACTGCTAG
- the Macc1 gene encoding metastasis-associated in colon cancer protein 1 isoform X2 → MVICEIAHFWSGGTAPSRAEGNLIDMEAQKLSKNCNITEWQDPDLLCNWSDAVTLHDDKALKVTNPFWKELSASNPFLDDITQLRNNQKRENISILKEDPFLFLREIETGNSFDSSGDELDVHQLLSKSSSRKSGRSKSVSELLGILDDTAHTHQSMQDCDQILAQDLEWLQNDREAYKMAWLSQRQLARSCLDLNIMNQSPGWAQTQVAETITVCKLNHQGGSVQLPESDITVHVPQGHVAVGEFQEVSLRAFLDPPQMLNHDLSCTVSPLLEIMLSNLNTMEAILLEMKIGAEVRKDPFSQVMTEMVCLHSLVKEGPFKVLNNCYVYKDTIQVKLMDLSQVMYLVIAAQPKAIQSPPATIWDYIHKTTSIGIYGPKYIHPSFTAIFTVCGHGYMPGKLTIPDIKKGGKNASPVVFQLWGRHSFLLDKPQDLNISVFSCDPDFEVKVQGNGKQIKQKQLEAGEVVHQQVFFSVVDCREMHLFVFRVQVEPPNGRPVAQFFITSPDPAPNLKRLSNLPGYLQKEKESKSTPLLSAVLVKYPTFQDKKLNFTNYGVTLKTVLRQSKIDYFLEYFKGDTIALLGEGKVKAMGQSKVKEWYVGVLRGKIGLVHCKNVKVISKEQVMPVSDSIFTTRNLLEQIALPFKKLTYIYSVVLTLVLEKVYDWKVLADVLGYSHLALEDFDQMQVDKESEKVSYVVKKLKEDCHGDRNTRKFLYELIVALLKMDCQGLVAHLLQEAVILTSAVKLGKGWRELAEKLVRLTKQQMEAYEIPHRGKTGDVAAEMMWKPAYDFLYTWSAHYGNSYRDVLQDLQSSLDRMKNPVTKQWRDLTGALLLVNSLEILRVTAFSTSEDV, encoded by the exons ATGGTAATCTGTGAAATAGCCCATTTTTGGTCAGGAGGAACTGCACCAAGTAGAGCTGAAGGAAATTTGATTGACATGGAAGCACAAAAACTCTCAAAAAATTGCAATATTACAG AATGGCAAGACCCAGACTTGCTTTGCAATTGGTCGGATGCTGTCACTCTTCATGATGACAAGGCTTTGAAAGTTACAAATCCATTCTGGAAGGAACTGTCTGCTTCTAACCCATTTTTGGATGACATAACTCAGCTAAGAAATAACCAGAAGAGAGAGAACATTTCCATCTTGAAGGaagatccttttctttttttaagagaaattgaAACTGGAAATTCTTTTGATTCCTCCGGTGATGAACTTGATGTGCACCAGTTGCTCAGCAAGTCTTCCTCAAGGAAATCAGGAAGATCTAAAAGCGTTTCAGAACTTCTGGGCATTTTAGATGATACTGCACATACTCATCAGAGTATGCAAGACTGTGACCAGATCCTAGCACAAGATTTAGAATGGCTTCAGAATGATCGAGAGGCTTATAAAATGGCTTGGTTAAGTCAACGTCAACTGGCTCGCTCCTGCCTGGATTTGAATATAATGAATCAGAGTCCTGGATGGGCACAAACGCAAGTTGCAGAGACCATCACAGTCTGTAAACTTAACCACCAAGGAGGGTCGGTACAGTTACCTGAATCAGACATCACTGTCCATGTGCCCCAAGGTCATGTAGCTGTGGGAGAATTCCAAGAGGTATCTCTAAGGGCTTTTCTGGATCCTCCACAAATGCTTAATCATGATCTTTCATGCACTGTAAGCCCTCTGTTGGAAATCATGTTAAGCAACCTTAATACAATGGAAGCTATtttgttagaaatgaaaattgggGCTGAAGTAAGAAAGGATCCTTTCAGCCAAGTGATGACAGAAATGGTGTGTTTACACAGCCTGGTCAAAGAAGGTCCCTTCAAAGTATTAAACAACTGCTATGTTTATAAAGACACCATCCAAGTCAAGCTCATGGACTTGAGTCAGGTGATGTATCTAGTGATTGCTGCACAACCTAAAGCTATTCAGTCACCACCTGCCACCATTTGGGATTACATTCACAAAACCACCTCAATTGGAATTTATGGCCCCAAATACATCCATCCCAGTTTCACTGCTATTTTCACAGTTTGTGGACACGGCTATATGCCAGGAAAGCTTACAATCCCTGATATTAAGAAGGGTGGAAAAAACGCATCTCCTGTTGTGTTTCAACTCTGGGGGAGGCATTCATTTTTGCTTGACAAGCCCCaggatttaaatatttctgtgttttcatgtGATCCTGATTTTGAAGTAAAGGTACAAGGGAATGGGAAGCAAATTAAACAAAAGCAGTTGGAAGCAGGTGAGGTAGTTCATCaacaagttttcttttctgtagtgGACTGCAGAGAGATGCACTTGTTTGTTTTCCGTGTTCAGGTGGAGCCTCCTAATGGTAGACCAGTTGCACAGTTCTTTATCACTTCACCTGATCCGGCTCCCAACCTAAAAAGGCTCTCGAATCTGCCAGGTTATctgcagaaggagaaagagagcaaGTCCACTCCTTTATTATCAGCAGTGCTTGTTAAATATCCCACATTCCAAGATAAAAAATTGAACTTTACCAACTACGGGGTAACCCTGAAGACAGTGCTCAGACAAAGCAAGATTGACTACTTTTTGGAATATTTCAAAGGGGACACAATAGCTCTTCTTggagaaggtaaggtaaaagccATGGGGCAGTCTAAAGTGAAGGAATGGTACGTGGGGGTCCTCAGAGGTAAGATTGGACTTGTGCACTGCAAAAATGTCAAGGTGATTTCCAAAGAACAAGTCATGCCTGTGTCTGATAGTATCTTTACAACCAGGAATCTACTTGAACAAATTGCCCTGCCCTTTAAAAAACTGACTTATATATACTCAGTTGTATTGACCTTGGTGTTAGAAAAAGTTTATGACTGGAAAGTTTTAGCTGACGTCCTGGGGTACTCTCATCTGGCATTGGAAGATTTTGATCAAATGCAAGTAGACAAAGAATCAGAAAAGGTTTCTTATGTTGTAAAGAAGTTAAAGGAAGATTGCCATGGAGACAGAAATACAAGGAAGTTTCTTTATGAACTTATTGTG GCTTTGTTGAAGATGGACTGCCAAGGGTTGGTAGCACATCTTCTCCAAGAGGCTGTTATTCTGACTTCAGCTGTCAAACTTGGAAAAGGCTGGAGGGAACTTGCTGAAAAGTTAGTACGACTCACAAAGCAACAAATGGAGGCATACGAAATTCCTCACCGTGGAAAAACTGGAGATGTTGCTGCCGAG aTGATGTGGAAACCTGCCTATGATTTTCTCTATACTTGGAGCGCTCATTATGGAAATAGCTACAGAGATGTGTTACAAGACCTTCAATCATCTTTGGACAGAATGAAAAATCCTGTGACCAAACAGTGGAGAGACTTAACTGGAGCTTTACTACTAGTAAATTCTTTGGAGATTTTGAGAGTAACCGCATTCTCTACTTCTGAGGATGTATAG